TAGAAGAACAAATCCCTTCTGTATAAAATGCAGCCTTCCATGCCTATGAAGTTCCCCTGCAATAAAGAAAGATAGCCTTCCCCGCATTGATACATAGCTGCTATCAGCTCACCACCGGCATTTACCCTGTCATGTGCACCAGATACAAATGCAAGGTGTGGATAATGCCTGAAATAAAAGAGATTGATCTCCGTCGCTCCCCGAAACAGATAATCATCTGCATCCAGGAAGATCACAAAATCGCCATGGCTATGCTGTACACCTATATTCCTGGCTGCTGATAAGCCTACCCGTGATACATAAACGTATTGCAACCGCTCTCCGTATTCCCTGCAAATAGCAGCAGTATCATCACTGGAACCATCATCCACCACTATTACCTCCATATGTGCATAACTTTGACCCAATGCACTGTCAATCGCCTGTCTCAGATAATGGCCATGATTATAACAGGGGATTATTACCGAAACAAGACTCTCTGCTGAAATATCCACTGGTTGAAATAACAAAGAAGGAAATGCATGAATATCCTGTCGCTGCAGATGTTGGTGCGCTTTGTAAAAACGAACACCTGATTTGCAGCCCCTTATCTCCGTAATAATGTGCCTGATGTATTCTTCCCTGTTCCCTTTTATCCAGGACAGTAAGCGCTGCCTGTAATAGTGTGGTAAACCCTCCTGCAGCCGCTTTAACTCTCCCGGGTGCTGATAGTTTTCATGTTGTACAAGCAATGCACTCACATGCCCGCGCATATACCCGAATAGTTGCTTGCGCAAACCGGCCATCGTATCACGATGTTCATGAAATACATATAGCTCCGGTACGTAATGACAATCCCAGCCCTCCGCCAGGATGCGATGCCACATTTCGGAATCACCACTACAGCCCGAAGCTCCTACATCCAGTCTTTCATCAAAGAAGCCTGCCAGCTGAAATGCTTCTTTGCGAAATGCCATATTCGCTCCCGCACCAATATCCCAGGCAGGCACACCATATTCAAGGTTGTCAAGAAAATATTTGTGATTAAACCTGCGGGGAAGATATCCCTTATTAAATCCCCATTTTTTCTCGAAAATATACTGTGCCCTGGTGTCCAGAGACAGCGGGATCACCAATCCCGTCACCGCCATCACCAAAGGATCTGCAAAACAGGCTTTCAGGTTCGTAATCCAGTTATGCGGAATACTGACATCGTCATCTGTGTATGCTATAATATCGCCCGTAGCAGTTCTTGCTCCTGTATTCCGGGCTATATCAAGCCCTTTTCTTTCTTCACGAACATATCTGACCTGTGGAAACCGCCTGGTTACCTGCAGCGTTTCATCATTCCCCGGCGCATTATCTACTACAATTAACTCGAAGTCTGTATCCGGACCAACCAGCAAAGACCGCAGACAGGTATGTAATGATTGCGGGCGATGACGGGTACAAATGACAACAGAGAGCCTGACTGCTTTGCCGGCTGGTACCAGTGAAGAACCTCGCTCGTTGTAATAGCTGAGTGCTGGTTGTATGGCCGCCCGGATTTTGTCAGTAACGTTTTCCGGCGACGTAATCCACACATGTCCTAATGGAAGTTCTCCGGACCAAACGACAACAAAATGCCGGCCTTTCCCGATAGAAAAGGTGTCTACTTCTGATAACTTTATATGGTGTGTCTTATAGTACATGCTGCTGATTTAAAACTACCGGAAATGCCGGACGAACATATCCCATCCATTTCCCAAACCATGCTGTATTTTCCCTGAAATCTTCCACGCTGAATGACAGGCAGCCTTCAAAATAAAAGAGCCGCTGTGTGGTGTCTTTGACAAAAACGATAGAAATATAATAAGCGCCATTATTCAAAAAATTGCCCGGTACCTGACATTCTCCCGTTATCAACCCTGCGCGCATCGTAGCGCCTTTAGAGGCTACATCAAAAATGCATTCGCCAGCCATATTGAATAAATGAATCCCTACAATCAAACTACCAGGATCCGGATCATTATACCAGAATTCAAACTTTGTAGAAAATGGCGTGCGGATATCAAATATCTCCGTCTCATATTGAATCGCTATCTTTTTAATCCTGATATAATCATTGCCAGGCGCAGATTCAGGTGTCTCATAGCTTTGCTCCAGGTAATTGCTGTCGGTACTTTTCAGATAATTGGTGATCACCTCTGCCGGCTTACCTGCATCGATGATATGCCCTTTATGTAAAGTGATTACACGATCACAAAGGTTCTGCAAGGCTTGTGTATGGTGACTTACAAACAAAACAGTCTTACCTTTTCTGTCAGAGATCTCCTTCATTTTTCCCAGGCATTTACGCTGGAACTCCACATCTCCCACTGCCAGTACTTCATCCACTATCAGTATTTCAGGGTTTAGATGTGCGGCTACTGCAAATGCCAGCCGCATATACATTCCACTCGAATAATGCTTAACAGGCGTATCAATTAATTCTTCTACACCAGAGAATGCAATGATTTCATCAAAACAGTTTTTTATTTCCTGGTTTCTCATGCCCAGGATATTCCCGTTCAGAAAGATGTTTTCACGCCCTGTCAGATCTCCGTGAAATCCTGATCCTACTTCAAGCAAACTCGCAATGCTGCCCCTGCCCCTGATTCTTCCTGTAGTAGGAGTGGTAATAGAAGAAATGATTTTTAATAAAGTAGATTTACCAGCGCCATTATTCCCGATAAATCCCATTACTTCACCCTGGTTGATTTCAAAACTGATATCTTTTAATGCCCATAGTAAGTGCTTATCAGCACGCTGCCGTTTCAGCCAAAAGCGTATATCTTCCCGCAGACGACCAGAACCTGCCTTCCCTATACGATATACTTTTGAGATGTTTTCAACCTTTATCGCTATCATACAACATCCATTATTTTGAGTTCCTTTTTCTTAAACAGGGTAATGCCAACAACCAGCAGGACCAGCACTTCTGTCACACAAAAAGCTAAACGGAAATAGTGCACAGGTTCATTGGAAAAATAAGCAGCCCTGAATGTTTCAATAACAACTGTGAGCGGGTTTAACCAGAATATTAACTGGTATTGCGGGGGAACAATTGATGCAGGGTACACCACCGGTGTGGCAAACATAAATAGCCGGAGTATAAACTGAAGCGCATAATCCAGGTCCCGGTACTTTGCAGTAAGCACGCTGATAATAAGCCCCGCTCCCAGGCCAAAACCTGCCGCCAGCATCAATAGCAATGGGGTAAGTAAGATGTAGTAATTACCATACACACCTCCCGGTACCCAATGAAACAGGTAGAGCAGTATAAACAGCAACAATTGAATACAGATCCTGATGCTATGAGATATTACATTGCTGAAAGGAACTACCAGCCGGGGGAAATATACCTTATTGAAAATGTTGGCATTTTGCAAAAAAGTATACATCGTTCCATTCAGACAATCAGAAAAGAAACTCCAGAACAGGATCCCTGACAAATAGAATAAAACAGGAGGGATACCGCCTGTTGAAATCTTTACCACTTTTCCGAAAATGATATAATAAACAAGTGTGGTGAGCACCGGTTGAATGAAAACCCAGAAAGGTCCTAAGATCGTTTGCTGATAACTTGCAATCAGGTTCCGCCTTACAAACCGGAACAACAGGTCTTTGTAACTCACTAATTCCCGCAGGTTCCAGTCAAACCATTTTGTGTTGGCATTAATTTCCCAGTTCCAGCTTTCGTTATTTTTCATCGGTTAAACCCAATTTTTAGAATAGAGGATTGTTTCATCAATTTGGTCCTGGATCTGCCGGTCAATATTCTGATCAAATTTCCTGGCAAACAGCCGGCTACTATGCTGCAACCGGTCAAGGTCTGCCATAGTGAGTATTTTGGGATGCGAACCGCCGGTAGAACGGTCTATATATCTGTAATTATCATTAATGATCATCTGGCGAAACGGACTGTTCATCAATAAGGTATTGACCAGGAATTCATCTGGTGCCCAGGTATGCCTGAAAAATGAATTAAATTTCCCTTCCGACAGGAACTGGCTTAGATAAAATGCAGCTTCTCCACTCAGGGTCCAGTAAGCCGCCATTGGCCCGCCATAGAGCTGGTAGGGCAGGGGGAACGCCCGTTCCGGTAAGAGATTGGACAATATATTCTCCAGGCGGTGTTTTCCCCTGAACCTGTAGTCTATCAGGTGATACCGTGTATATCGCTGGTGCGCTTCATTCCACCAGTTAGTAGGAGGCGTTTCGGAGCTAAGAAAAGAATGACCGGTATATGTATGAAGAAAATCGTAAATGTAACCAGGGGGCTTGATGGGGTAATCCTGCCCGCTCAGCAGGTTTACATAGTCATACGATCGGCCGCTGTCAAAGATAGCACGCAGCGACGCGCCTATGGCTTCTAACTGGCTAAATCCCGCCCAATGCACCATTTTGCGCTCCTGTACGGTAAATGTATTCGGTAGTCGTTCAAGTTGATAAAATGGCGCAATGTCTACCTTTTTGTCGAGGTGGACATAAAAGTCAAATTGCCGGTGGTAAAGTGTTTTAATCAATCTCTCTGCCATAGCAGGATACTGGTGCAACACAATAATGTTGGCCATTCTCATAACATTCTCATTGTGGTGTAACGGTAGTACGATATAGAGACAATTATTAGGGGAAACACAGGTATAGTAAGTTATGCTAAAGTTAACAAACCCTCCTGAATAAAAGTTTAGTAATAATTCTACAAAATATGGGAGGTAAATATAAATGATAGTTGAATAGATATGTAAAAAAGTGTTAAAATGCACCCAAAAGGCAATACAACAGAGCACTGGGTTTAAATTTGTACCCTCAGACACTTCCAACAATAAATATGAAAACAAATTTCCCTACATCCTTTTTAGCCTGCGTATTAACAGTGTTTAGTTACGCATGTTCCGCTCAAAGCCCGGCACCGGTAGACAAAGCTGCCATTATGCTCAAGCAATTTTATACTGCCTATATCACTGTAATTGCAGGAGATATTAATACGGCAAAAGAAGAGAAAATCAGGAAACAGTATGTCACTGCGAAGCTCTTAAAAAGGATACAGGTCCTGACAGACAAGGAGGAACTTGATTATGATCTTTTTCTGCATGCACAGGATGCTGACACACGCGTGCTTCCTTATTTGAAAATAGTAAAGGACCCAAAGAAGCCAGATACTTATACTGTAACCTATGGTGACTCTTTTACTAAACACGATGCAAGCATAAAAGTGCATGTCATCAAAGAAGGAGAGAATTATAAGATAGATAATGTCTTAAACTAAATAAAAAGGGAAGTCTAAACCACTTCCCTTTTTTCATCTGATTATTTTAACCATGCAGACAGTACCTGGATATCGTCAATGATCATTTAGTTTGAGCGTCCATAAAAAACAAATATTGATAGAATTCTTCGCGTAGATTTGCCCATAACTGTAAAAAGGACCAACACAATGGAATACATAAAAGAATATACCGTTAAACCAGAACACATCGACGTTCAAAACATCATGGACGGATTATACTACCCCTTTTATATGGAATATTGCAGACACGACTTTATTAAAGACGTGCTGGGCTTTAGCCTGGAAGAGGAAGCACAGAAAGGGATTAACATGGTACTTTCTCAATATACCATCCAGTTCGTCCGCTCCCTGAAAAGAGACGATAAATTCACCGTTACCTGTCAGCTGATGGCAGATGGGAGTGGTAAACCACAGATCCATTTTGAGCAAAAGATCATGCTCAATAACAAGGTAGTTACCAAAGCGGTATTCACTGGCACCTGCGTACCAGCTACCGGTGGCAGGCCTTTCCTGCCCGAAGCAATTAAAGAAAAACTCAAAGACGCACCAGTTTTAAACGCATAAATTATGAAGGCCATTGTCATTACCAAACCCGGAGGTCCGGAAGTATTGCAATTACAGGAATATCCTACACCCACACCAGGTGCAGAAGAAGTACTGATCGAAGTCAAAGCTGCTGGCCTTAACAGGGCCGATGTTTCTCAGCGTAAAGGGAAGTATCCTGCACCTCCGGGTGTAGTGCAGGAAATTCTGGGTATGGAAGTAGCTGGTATCGTAATTGAATGTGGCCCGGATGTGACCATGTGGAAACCCGGCGATAAGGTATGTGCACTCATAGCAGGTGGCGGATATGCCACTCATGTCACCGCCAAAGAAGGACAATGCCTGCCCGTTCCCGAAAAGCTCTCATTTGCCGAAGCTGCCAGCCTGCCGGAAGTAATCGCCACTGTATGGACAAACGTCTTCCAGCGGGCGCATTTACAAGCCGGAGAAAACCTCCTGGTCCATGGTGGTAGCAGCGGGATCGGTATTGCAGCTATTCAGCTGGGCCATGCCTTTGGCGCAAATGTATACGTAACCGTTGGCTCAGAAGAAAAAGGCAAGGCTTGCCTGGAGCTCGGTGCTGCCGGCTATGTCAATTATAAAGAACAGGATTTCAAAGAAGCCTATGCCGGCACAGGTATGGACGTCATCCTTGATATGGTGGGAGGAGAGTACCTGGATAAAAATATCCAGCTGCTCAACACCGAAGGTCGCCTGGTATACATCAATACCATGGGTGGAAACATGGCCCCTTTGAATATTAACAGGGTGATGCAGAAACGCCTAACCGTCACCGGTACCACCCTGCGCCCCCGTGATTATACCTTTAGAAAAGCACTATCCCGGGAACTGCTGGAGAAAGTATGGCCGCTGGTCCAGGCCGGAAAATACAAACCTGTCATATATGCAACATTTAAATATGACAGCGCGCCGGAAGCCCATGCCCTTATGGAAAGCAGCCAACATATCGGAAAGATTATATTAGTGAATGAATAAGCCTTTTATATTACTTTTGCCCACTTAAATGCGCACGTAATATGAAAGAAAAAGTGTCTGTTACAGATACCGGTATACAGTCTTCCGGGCTTCCCCGGGACTACATGGAAGCGGTGGCAGAATATATCTGGAATGGTTTTGACGCAGCTGCATCCATCATCGATATCACTTTTGAAACAAATGAAATAGATACAATCCATAGTCTGTCTATTACAGACAATGGTACAGGCATCGACTATGACCAGCTGAAGGAAACCTTCGGTAACTTTAACGACTCTATCAAGAAGGCTACTTTTCAGAAGACCTCTTCAGTCATCAAAGGAAGCAAAGGCCGTGGACGTTTCTCCTTTTCTGCCTTTAGCGGAAAAGCTTTGTGGAAAACGGTCTATAAAGACCAGACCACAGGTAAGCTGAATGCCTATGAGATTACGATCACCAAAAACTCTAAAGATTACTTCGACCCGCATGATAAGCGGGAGCTGTCAAAAGGCAATACTGGTACTATCGTTACATTTACCGACCTCTTTGATGTTACCGGCTTTTCCTTTCAGTCCGACGAATTCAAAACCTTCCTGGAAAGAGAATTCGGCTGGTTCCTGATGCTAAACCGGGAAAAGGAATACCAGATCCGCATCAATGGCGTCGTATTACCTTATCAGCAGCTGATTGCAGAAACAGATATTGGTACCTTACCACTAAAAGATGCAGAGGGTAAAGAACACTTTTTTAAGATCACCTTTGTACGCTGGTCTGAGCGTATAGGCGACAAGTTCTTCTTTTATTTTCTCAACTCTCATCAGAAGGAGTTGTTCAAAGACCTGACATCATTCAATAATAATGCAATTGGTTTCTATCACAGTGTGTATGTAGAATCACGCTATTTCGATGCCTTCAATCCACAGGATAATGAATTGTCTCAAAACCTGTTTGAACGTACCCGCCAGCATGGCGTATTCAAAATGCTCATGAATCACCTGCATGAACTGGTTAGGTTGCGGCAAAAGGCATTTGTAGATGGGGAGGCTGCAGAGAAACTGGTAGATAACTACGAGAAGAACGGCATCATCCCAAAACTGCAGGATGGCAGGAAAAAGAAAGCCCTGCTCAAAGTAGTGAAGAGCCTGTACTGTATAGAACCCCGTTTATTCCAGGGATTAAACAAAGAACAGCAGCGCATTAATGTAGGCTTGCTGGGTATTTTGCTGGAAGCGGGTATGAAGGAA
This window of the Chitinophaga sancti genome carries:
- a CDS encoding glycosyltransferase family 2 protein, translating into MYYKTHHIKLSEVDTFSIGKGRHFVVVWSGELPLGHVWITSPENVTDKIRAAIQPALSYYNERGSSLVPAGKAVRLSVVICTRHRPQSLHTCLRSLLVGPDTDFELIVVDNAPGNDETLQVTRRFPQVRYVREERKGLDIARNTGARTATGDIIAYTDDDVSIPHNWITNLKACFADPLVMAVTGLVIPLSLDTRAQYIFEKKWGFNKGYLPRRFNHKYFLDNLEYGVPAWDIGAGANMAFRKEAFQLAGFFDERLDVGASGCSGDSEMWHRILAEGWDCHYVPELYVFHEHRDTMAGLRKQLFGYMRGHVSALLVQHENYQHPGELKRLQEGLPHYYRQRLLSWIKGNREEYIRHIITEIRGCKSGVRFYKAHQHLQRQDIHAFPSLLFQPVDISAESLVSVIIPCYNHGHYLRQAIDSALGQSYAHMEVIVVDDGSSDDTAAICREYGERLQYVYVSRVGLSAARNIGVQHSHGDFVIFLDADDYLFRGATEINLFYFRHYPHLAFVSGAHDRVNAGGELIAAMYQCGEGYLSLLQGNFIGMEGCILYRRDLFFYFHFDTKLKACEDYDLNLKITRLLPSFHHKEKIAAYRIHDGNMSGNRQMMLELAREVLNRQIPVLSNEAECIALETGQQNWETYYETA
- a CDS encoding ABC transporter ATP-binding protein, which gives rise to MIAIKVENISKVYRIGKAGSGRLREDIRFWLKRQRADKHLLWALKDISFEINQGEVMGFIGNNGAGKSTLLKIISSITTPTTGRIRGRGSIASLLEVGSGFHGDLTGRENIFLNGNILGMRNQEIKNCFDEIIAFSGVEELIDTPVKHYSSGMYMRLAFAVAAHLNPEILIVDEVLAVGDVEFQRKCLGKMKEISDRKGKTVLFVSHHTQALQNLCDRVITLHKGHIIDAGKPAEVITNYLKSTDSNYLEQSYETPESAPGNDYIRIKKIAIQYETEIFDIRTPFSTKFEFWYNDPDPGSLIVGIHLFNMAGECIFDVASKGATMRAGLITGECQVPGNFLNNGAYYISIVFVKDTTQRLFYFEGCLSFSVEDFRENTAWFGKWMGYVRPAFPVVLNQQHVL
- a CDS encoding ABC transporter permease; this translates as MKNNESWNWEINANTKWFDWNLRELVSYKDLLFRFVRRNLIASYQQTILGPFWVFIQPVLTTLVYYIIFGKVVKISTGGIPPVLFYLSGILFWSFFSDCLNGTMYTFLQNANIFNKVYFPRLVVPFSNVISHSIRICIQLLLFILLYLFHWVPGGVYGNYYILLTPLLLMLAAGFGLGAGLIISVLTAKYRDLDYALQFILRLFMFATPVVYPASIVPPQYQLIFWLNPLTVVIETFRAAYFSNEPVHYFRLAFCVTEVLVLLVVGITLFKKKELKIMDVV
- a CDS encoding beta-1,6-N-acetylglucosaminyltransferase — translated: MANIIVLHQYPAMAERLIKTLYHRQFDFYVHLDKKVDIAPFYQLERLPNTFTVQERKMVHWAGFSQLEAIGASLRAIFDSGRSYDYVNLLSGQDYPIKPPGYIYDFLHTYTGHSFLSSETPPTNWWNEAHQRYTRYHLIDYRFRGKHRLENILSNLLPERAFPLPYQLYGGPMAAYWTLSGEAAFYLSQFLSEGKFNSFFRHTWAPDEFLVNTLLMNSPFRQMIINDNYRYIDRSTGGSHPKILTMADLDRLQHSSRLFARKFDQNIDRQIQDQIDETILYSKNWV
- a CDS encoding DUF3828 domain-containing protein, with amino-acid sequence MKTNFPTSFLACVLTVFSYACSAQSPAPVDKAAIMLKQFYTAYITVIAGDINTAKEEKIRKQYVTAKLLKRIQVLTDKEELDYDLFLHAQDADTRVLPYLKIVKDPKKPDTYTVTYGDSFTKHDASIKVHVIKEGENYKIDNVLN
- a CDS encoding acyl-CoA thioesterase, with translation MEYIKEYTVKPEHIDVQNIMDGLYYPFYMEYCRHDFIKDVLGFSLEEEAQKGINMVLSQYTIQFVRSLKRDDKFTVTCQLMADGSGKPQIHFEQKIMLNNKVVTKAVFTGTCVPATGGRPFLPEAIKEKLKDAPVLNA
- a CDS encoding NAD(P)H-quinone oxidoreductase, which codes for MKAIVITKPGGPEVLQLQEYPTPTPGAEEVLIEVKAAGLNRADVSQRKGKYPAPPGVVQEILGMEVAGIVIECGPDVTMWKPGDKVCALIAGGGYATHVTAKEGQCLPVPEKLSFAEAASLPEVIATVWTNVFQRAHLQAGENLLVHGGSSGIGIAAIQLGHAFGANVYVTVGSEEKGKACLELGAAGYVNYKEQDFKEAYAGTGMDVILDMVGGEYLDKNIQLLNTEGRLVYINTMGGNMAPLNINRVMQKRLTVTGTTLRPRDYTFRKALSRELLEKVWPLVQAGKYKPVIYATFKYDSAPEAHALMESSQHIGKIILVNE
- a CDS encoding ATP-binding protein yields the protein MKEKVSVTDTGIQSSGLPRDYMEAVAEYIWNGFDAAASIIDITFETNEIDTIHSLSITDNGTGIDYDQLKETFGNFNDSIKKATFQKTSSVIKGSKGRGRFSFSAFSGKALWKTVYKDQTTGKLNAYEITITKNSKDYFDPHDKRELSKGNTGTIVTFTDLFDVTGFSFQSDEFKTFLEREFGWFLMLNREKEYQIRINGVVLPYQQLIAETDIGTLPLKDAEGKEHFFKITFVRWSERIGDKFFFYFLNSHQKELFKDLTSFNNNAIGFYHSVYVESRYFDAFNPQDNELSQNLFERTRQHGVFKMLMNHLHELVRLRQKAFVDGEAAEKLVDNYEKNGIIPKLQDGRKKKALLKVVKSLYCIEPRLFQGLNKEQQRINVGLLGILLEAGMKEDIVELISHIVPLSDEDRKLLR